Proteins from a single region of Aquamicrobium lusatiense:
- a CDS encoding ABC transporter substrate-binding protein: MIRRSILKALAFSAISLPMLMTTPAVQAQDAQTVDIGVLLSMTGSLGRGGNNVVLGMQTALEEVNALSPSRQFRLVIEDDESSPQAAMDGIRKLVDVDKVPVVLGTVGSATTIPTASYSLSKNIPHVGLTASSPDVRSLGKGYFSIIATDEVMGAALAKFAMEDTGKKKVGIIVANDAYGVGLARRMQEAVAANGGEVVSEVRYEAGQPDYRAELQRLFSPKPEIVLAVSWGDNARLLTKQAYEMGLMQTVQGAWYQPYPAEIVNACIAEACEDVKGLDIAADRGERFQQLRTSLETRVGSDVVIDWFIGVGYDAVWVTALAVDLANSAEPAAISAALPKAFEIYRGVSDADMSVDADGIQHNQEYGSFVIKAGKLEPYTAH, encoded by the coding sequence ATGATCAGACGATCCATTTTGAAGGCACTGGCCTTCTCAGCCATCTCCCTGCCGATGCTTATGACCACACCGGCCGTTCAGGCGCAGGATGCGCAGACGGTCGACATCGGCGTGCTTCTGTCCATGACCGGCAGCCTCGGCCGTGGCGGCAACAACGTCGTGCTCGGCATGCAGACGGCGCTGGAAGAAGTGAACGCGCTGTCGCCCTCGCGGCAGTTCCGGCTCGTCATCGAGGACGACGAGTCCAGCCCGCAGGCCGCCATGGACGGCATCCGCAAGCTTGTCGACGTCGACAAGGTTCCGGTCGTGCTTGGAACCGTCGGCAGCGCCACCACCATTCCAACCGCGTCCTACTCGCTGTCGAAGAATATTCCGCATGTCGGCCTCACCGCCTCGTCGCCGGATGTGCGTTCGCTCGGCAAGGGCTACTTCTCGATCATCGCCACGGACGAGGTGATGGGCGCGGCCCTTGCCAAATTCGCCATGGAAGACACCGGCAAGAAAAAGGTCGGCATCATCGTGGCCAACGACGCCTATGGCGTCGGCCTTGCCAGGCGCATGCAGGAAGCGGTCGCCGCCAATGGCGGCGAGGTGGTCTCCGAAGTCCGCTACGAGGCGGGCCAGCCGGACTACCGCGCCGAGCTGCAGCGCCTGTTCTCGCCCAAGCCCGAGATCGTGCTTGCGGTGAGCTGGGGCGACAATGCCCGCCTGCTGACCAAGCAGGCCTATGAAATGGGCCTCATGCAGACCGTGCAGGGCGCATGGTATCAGCCCTATCCGGCCGAGATCGTGAACGCCTGCATCGCCGAGGCCTGCGAGGACGTGAAGGGGCTCGATATCGCGGCCGATCGCGGCGAACGCTTCCAGCAGCTCAGGACCTCGCTTGAGACCCGCGTGGGCTCCGATGTGGTCATCGACTGGTTCATCGGCGTGGGCTACGATGCCGTATGGGTGACCGCGCTTGCCGTGGATCTGGCGAATTCCGCCGAACCCGCGGCCATTTCCGCCGCGCTGCCGAAGGCTTTCGAGATCTATCGCGGCGTCTCGGATGCGGACATGTCCGTCGACGCGGACGGTATCCAGCACAATCAGGAGTATGGCAGCTTCGTCATCAAGGCCGGCAAGCTCGAACCCTATACGGCCCACTGA
- a CDS encoding NAD(P)/FAD-dependent oxidoreductase — MSNYDVAIIGAGIVGCSAAWLLNRQGLRVAVLEKGRIGGEQSSRNAGFIRQQGRDLREIPMARRALALWRQISAEVATDIGFHDDGILAPTSDAGQLEKMRRWAALAAQSGLHSQVMSRQEVSAFVPRLRGNYEGGLFTADDAWAEPDLATEALAGLVRSRGVVVHERCVAKRIVTQGGHVSGIETEAGFIGAGRVIVTAGVWAADLLAPFRVSLPLNDLRVSLASTEPFDHGLTHPIWLPDVLARPRKDGGLTIGPGTDGPFDFDISPRGIRLAPRFVPALLKRPSGVRINLGRHFIDDPRRRSAYRGDDASRYDAIRVPEPEPTAAIIDRCMAALRRRFGYGAELRIARRWAGRIDVTPDALPVVDQLPQHPGIVLISGLSGHGFGAGPALGEMAAELAQTGACSLPRADFSLDRFEKKYFLTAESVL, encoded by the coding sequence ATGTCGAACTACGACGTCGCAATCATTGGCGCAGGAATTGTCGGCTGCTCGGCAGCGTGGCTGCTCAACCGGCAGGGCCTGCGCGTGGCGGTGCTTGAGAAGGGCCGTATCGGCGGCGAGCAGTCGAGCCGGAACGCGGGCTTCATCCGCCAGCAGGGCCGCGATCTTCGGGAAATCCCGATGGCGCGGCGGGCGCTGGCGCTGTGGCGGCAGATCAGCGCCGAGGTCGCGACCGACATCGGCTTCCACGACGATGGCATTCTGGCCCCGACCTCCGACGCCGGACAGCTTGAAAAGATGCGCCGCTGGGCAGCCCTTGCCGCGCAATCCGGGCTCCATTCGCAGGTGATGTCACGGCAGGAGGTGTCGGCCTTCGTGCCCCGGCTGCGCGGCAATTACGAGGGCGGCCTGTTCACGGCAGACGACGCCTGGGCCGAGCCCGACCTCGCCACCGAGGCGCTGGCCGGGCTGGTGCGGTCGCGCGGCGTCGTCGTCCATGAGCGTTGCGTCGCGAAGCGTATCGTCACGCAGGGCGGGCATGTCAGCGGCATCGAGACGGAGGCCGGTTTCATCGGGGCCGGGCGTGTGATCGTGACCGCCGGCGTGTGGGCCGCCGACCTTCTCGCCCCGTTCAGGGTTTCGCTTCCGCTCAACGATCTGCGCGTTTCGCTTGCCAGCACCGAGCCCTTCGATCATGGACTGACGCATCCGATCTGGCTGCCCGACGTGCTGGCGCGGCCGCGCAAGGATGGCGGGCTCACCATCGGTCCGGGCACCGACGGGCCTTTCGATTTCGACATCAGCCCGCGCGGCATCAGGCTGGCGCCCCGCTTCGTGCCGGCGCTGCTGAAGCGCCCCTCCGGCGTGCGCATCAACCTTGGCCGTCACTTCATCGACGATCCGCGCCGGCGCAGCGCCTATCGTGGCGACGACGCTTCGCGCTACGATGCGATCCGCGTGCCCGAGCCGGAACCGACCGCCGCCATCATCGACCGCTGCATGGCCGCCTTGCGCCGGCGCTTCGGCTATGGTGCGGAACTGCGCATCGCGCGGCGCTGGGCGGGCCGGATCGACGTTACGCCCGATGCCCTGCCGGTCGTCGACCAGCTCCCGCAGCATCCCGGCATCGTGCTGATCTCCGGCCTGAGCGGCCATGGCTTCGGCGCCGGCCCGGCGCTTGGCGAAATGGCGGCCGAACTGGCGCAGACCGGCGCCTGCTCGCTGCCAAGGGCGGATTTTTCGCTCGATCGTTTCGAGAAGAAATACTTCCTGACTGCCGAGAGCGTGCTCTAG
- a CDS encoding 2-oxo acid dehydrogenase subunit E2 has product MTQTSSDPHGLADRVVPLRGARAMIAQKMRSSLAETAQLTHHADCFADALLARKAALEKDGVRVSVEDLILDAVVTVLARHPHMNGTLSEGAVHLSAAIHLGVAIALPGNLLVAPAIFDAGAMDLQARAAARRDLAERARANRLTVPEMTKGTFTVSNLGLSRVRYFTPILNTPQIAILGIGRMQEVACRGEDDRLIWRTSMGLSLTFDHQAVDGAPAAAFLSDLCASIGEAG; this is encoded by the coding sequence ATGACGCAGACGTCATCCGATCCGCACGGGCTCGCCGACCGCGTGGTGCCGCTGCGCGGCGCGCGCGCCATGATCGCGCAGAAGATGCGCAGCAGCCTCGCCGAGACGGCGCAGCTCACCCACCATGCGGACTGCTTCGCCGACGCTCTGCTGGCACGCAAGGCCGCCCTGGAGAAGGATGGCGTCCGGGTCTCGGTCGAGGATCTGATCCTCGATGCCGTGGTGACGGTGCTGGCGCGGCATCCGCATATGAACGGCACGCTGTCGGAAGGTGCGGTGCACCTTTCGGCGGCGATACACCTTGGCGTGGCGATCGCGCTGCCGGGAAACCTGCTGGTGGCGCCGGCCATCTTCGATGCCGGGGCCATGGATCTGCAGGCGCGCGCCGCGGCGCGGCGCGATCTGGCGGAACGGGCAAGGGCCAACAGACTGACCGTGCCCGAAATGACGAAAGGCACCTTCACGGTCAGTAATCTCGGCCTGTCGCGCGTGCGTTATTTCACGCCCATCCTCAACACGCCGCAGATCGCCATACTCGGCATCGGGCGCATGCAGGAAGTCGCCTGCCGGGGTGAGGATGACAGGCTCATCTGGCGCACATCCATGGGACTGTCGCTCACCTTCGATCATCAGGCAGTGGACGGCGCCCCCGCGGCGGCGTTCCTGTCGGACCTGTGCGCATCGATAGGGGAAGCGGGCTGA